One window of Deltaproteobacteria bacterium genomic DNA carries:
- a CDS encoding heme-binding protein has protein sequence MRQWGPVILITVINSACSVFGSRNEETPRYQVLIAEGDKEIRQYSPYVVAKTEVNGEYDSSQNEGFRILAGYIFGDNKSKSKIAMTAPVEQAKSEKIAMTAPVEQVKSATGWTMTFMMPSQYKIDDLPLPNDPRVKFEEIQSKTVAVIRYSGSRSEKSNTKKTEELFEWLKTKVEYVVDGSVRSAGYDPPWTLPPFRRNEMLVDIKKKTE, from the coding sequence ATGAGGCAATGGGGGCCAGTTATTCTAATCACAGTTATCAATTCGGCGTGTTCGGTCTTTGGCTCTCGTAACGAAGAGACGCCTCGGTATCAAGTTTTAATCGCCGAAGGTGACAAGGAAATTCGGCAGTATAGTCCCTACGTTGTCGCCAAGACAGAAGTTAACGGGGAATACGACTCGTCCCAGAATGAGGGCTTTCGTATTCTCGCCGGCTATATTTTTGGCGACAACAAATCAAAATCTAAAATCGCAATGACAGCACCCGTGGAACAAGCGAAATCAGAAAAGATTGCTATGACAGCACCTGTGGAGCAAGTGAAGTCCGCAACAGGTTGGACCATGACGTTTATGATGCCGTCTCAATACAAGATCGACGATTTGCCTCTGCCAAATGATCCCAGAGTTAAATTTGAAGAGATTCAAAGCAAAACAGTTGCTGTCATTCGTTACAGCGGATCGCGCAGTGAGAAGTCCAACACTAAAAAAACGGAAGAGCTATTTGAGTGGCTGAAAACCAAAGTTGAATACGTCGTCGACGGATCCGTTCGATCTGCAGGTTACGATCCACCGTGGACGTTACCTCCGTTTCGCCGAAATGAAATGCTGGTCGATATTAAAAAGAAAACAGAATGA
- a CDS encoding VOC family protein — MITGIQDVYYSITDKAKAKRFYTEVLDMKVLFEHEHWLALDCHGMKIGLHPENGPIPHIPRDSHGAHAGATLTLRSNNISQDRKRIEDFGCKILGEADQPWGHMLVFEDPDGNVLKLMNPK; from the coding sequence ATGATCACTGGTATTCAAGATGTTTACTACAGCATCACCGACAAAGCGAAGGCGAAGCGTTTTTACACCGAAGTGCTCGACATGAAGGTTTTATTTGAACATGAGCATTGGCTGGCACTTGATTGTCACGGCATGAAAATCGGACTGCATCCAGAAAATGGTCCAATTCCCCATATTCCGCGTGATTCTCACGGTGCACATGCTGGAGCGACGTTAACTTTAAGATCCAACAATATCTCTCAAGACCGAAAGAGAATTGAAGACTTTGGTTGCAAGATACTTGGTGAAGCGGATCAACCTTGGGGGCATATGCTGGTATTCGAAGATCCAGACGGAAATGTTCTCAAGCTAATGAATCCAAAGTAG
- a CDS encoding AAA family ATPase: protein MNAKRINVIGTSGSGKSTFAKDLAKRLGFPYIEMDKVFWGPNWHWPSDEVFFDNLQRAINGDNWVLDGNYTRSLPIKWKRVEMVIWLDYSFSITLYQAVSRAFGRALSGNELWEGTGNRESFRKSFFSKDSIILWTIKTHGPVRLKYESYLTDPKYSHINFVRLRNRREAEKFLRQCGP, encoded by the coding sequence ATGAACGCGAAGCGAATCAATGTGATCGGCACCAGCGGATCCGGTAAATCTACTTTCGCTAAGGATTTAGCGAAAAGGCTGGGCTTCCCATACATTGAGATGGACAAGGTTTTTTGGGGGCCTAACTGGCATTGGCCAAGTGACGAAGTGTTTTTCGACAACCTTCAGCGTGCAATCAACGGAGACAATTGGGTTCTTGACGGAAACTACACTCGATCTTTACCGATTAAATGGAAGCGTGTGGAAATGGTTATTTGGTTGGATTACTCGTTTTCAATCACACTTTATCAAGCTGTTTCAAGAGCATTCGGGCGAGCGCTTTCGGGTAACGAGTTATGGGAGGGCACAGGCAATCGAGAGTCGTTTAGGAAAAGCTTTTTTAGCAAAGACTCGATTATTCTTTGGACGATTAAAACCCACGGCCCAGTGAGACTTAAGTATGAGTCCTACCTTACTGATCCGAAATATTCTCACATCAATTTTGTACGTCTTAGAAATCGACGGGAAGCAGAAAAGTTTCTTCGCCAATGCGGACCTTGA